The genomic segment GGTGATGCCGAGCTCGGCCAGCACGTCCGCGGCGGCCGTGGCCTGGGGTCCGGCACCGTCGACGACCAGCAGGTTCGGCGGGTAGGCGAACTTCCGCGGGCGGCCGGTCTCCGGGTCGATCCCGGGCGCCGGGCCCTCGGGTCCCGGCTGGCCCGCGCCTTCGGCCGTCTCCTTCAGGTAGCGGGCGAACCGGCGCCGCACCACCTCGGCGATCGAGGCGACATCGCCCTCGTCAGCGGCCTCGCGCAGGGCGAACCGGCGGTACTCGGACTTGCGCGGCACGCCGTCCTCGAAGACCACCAGCGAGGCGACCACGTCGGTCCCGGCGATGTGGCTGATGTCCACGCACTCGATGCGCAGCGGCGCGGAGTCCAGCGCGAGGTGTTCCTGCAGCTCGGCGAGGGCGGCCGAGCGGGCGGTGAGATCACCGGCGCGGCGCAGCTTGTGCTGGGTGAACGCCTCCTGGGCGTTGCGGGACACGGTTTCGGCGAGCGCGCGTTTGTCACCCCGCTGGGGGACCCGTATGCGTACCTTGGCGCCGCGCAGGCCGGTCAGCCACTCCTCCACCGCCTCGGGTTCGGCGGGCAGTTCGGGCACCAGCAGTTCACGCGGCACCGGCGTGCCCGTGCCGTCCTCGCCGGGTTCGAGTTCGGCCTGCTCGCCGTAGAACTGCGCGATGAACTGCTCGACCAGCGCCGGGACGTCCATCTCCTCGGCCTTGTCGACCACCCAGCCGCGCTGCCCGCGGACCCGGCCGCCGCGCACGTGGAAGACCTGGACCGCGGCCTCCAGTTCGTCGTGCGCGAAGGCGACCACGTCGGCGTCGGTGCCGTCGCCGAGCACCACCGCCTGCTTCTCCATCGCGCGGCGCAGCGCGCCAAGGTCGTCACGCAGCCGGGCGGCCCGCTCGAACTCCAGCTCTTCGGACGCCTGCGCCATCTCGCGTTCCAGGCGGCGCATCATCAGGTCGGTGCGCCCGGCGAGGAAGTCGCAGAAGTCCTCGACGATGTCGCGGTGCTCGTCGGCGGAGACGCGCCCCACGCACGGCGCCGAGCACTTGCCGATGTAGCCGAGCAGGCACGGCCTGCCGATCTGGGTGTGCCGCCGGAACACCCCGGCCGAGCAGGTGCGGGCCGGGAACACGCGCAGCAGCAGGTCGAGCGTCTCGCGGATGGCCCACGCGTGCGCGTACGGGCCGAAGTACCGCACCCCGCGCTTGCGCGAACCGCGGTAGACGTGCAGCCGCGGGAACTCCTCGTGCAGGGTCACCGCGAGCACCGGGTAGCTCTTGTCGTCGCGGTAACGCACGTTGAACCGCGGGTCGAACTCCTTGATCCAGTTGTACTCCAGCTGGAGCGCCTCGACCTCGGTGCCGACCACGGTCCACTCGACGCTCGCCGCTGTGGTCACCATCTGGCGGGTGCGCGGGTGCAGCCCGGACAGGTCGGCGAAGTAGGAGTTCAGCCGGCTGCGCAGGCTCTTGGCCTTGCCGACGTAGACGACCCGCTGGGTGGAATCGCGGAACTTGTACACGCCGGGGGCGTCGGGAATGCTCCCCGGCGAGGGGCGGTAGGTCGACGGGTCAGCCACGAAGACAAGCCTATGGCGCCACCCCGACACTCTGACGCACCCCCGGCCCTCACCCGCCGGGATGATCTCTGTTTCCACCGGACCGGGTGGCCCTATGACGCGTGGTAGGAAAATTACCTCCTTCCGTAGGTAAGTCGCCACCATCCGACGATCGTCGGTATCTGCGGTGTGACGCGGGCGATTACGTTCCGCCGCAACGCCGAATCCTCGGTGGTCCCGGAAGCCGGTTTTTCGAAAGGACCTCGCCCGTGAGCCGAGTCCGTACCCTTGGCGCCGCCTGCGCGGCGTCCGCCACGCTCGCCATGACCCTGTTCGCCGGTGGTGTCGCCGGTGCCGACGAGGTCCAGCCGTTCATCGTCGGCGGCGAGACCGCCCCCGCCGTGCCGTGGGGCGCGCAGATCTACGTGGGCGGCAACTTCAACTGCTCCGGCAGCATCATCGCCGCCGAGTGGGTGCTCACCGCGGAGCACTGCCTGGGTGACTCGATGAGCGTCAAGGTCGGCAGCAACGACCTCGGCTCCGGCACCGAGGCCACGGTCGACCAGCAGGAGGTCTCCCCCGCCGGCGACATCGCGCTGCTGCACCTGACCACGCCGATCGAGGCCGAGTTCATCACCCTGGGCGACGCCGACCCGGCCGTCGGCTCGACGAACGACATCTACGGCTGGGGCCGCACCACCCCGACCGGCCCGGCCTCGCCGGTGCTCAAGACCGCCAAGGTGACCGTGACCGGTCAGTCCACCGACGCCTACGGCGGCCCGGCCATCCAGAGCGAGGGCGTCAACGGCTCGGCGTGGAAGGGCGACTCGGGCGGCCCGCAGATCGCCGGCGGCAAGCAGGTCGGGGTCGCGTCCACCGTGCAGAACCAGGACGGCAGCAACACCACCGGCACCAACAACTACGCGAGCGTGGCCAGCAGCCGCTCCTGGATCAGCCAGACCGCGGGCGTCTGAGTCCGGCACGCCCGCCCCTGATCCGCGGCCGCTCCCGCCGGGCACCGACCCGGCGGGGGCGGCCGTTCCCATGCCCGGGGCCGGTCTGGACAATGGGCGCATGCGCATCGCCAC from the Amycolatopsis magusensis genome contains:
- the uvrC gene encoding excinuclease ABC subunit UvrC translates to MADPSTYRPSPGSIPDAPGVYKFRDSTQRVVYVGKAKSLRSRLNSYFADLSGLHPRTRQMVTTAASVEWTVVGTEVEALQLEYNWIKEFDPRFNVRYRDDKSYPVLAVTLHEEFPRLHVYRGSRKRGVRYFGPYAHAWAIRETLDLLLRVFPARTCSAGVFRRHTQIGRPCLLGYIGKCSAPCVGRVSADEHRDIVEDFCDFLAGRTDLMMRRLEREMAQASEELEFERAARLRDDLGALRRAMEKQAVVLGDGTDADVVAFAHDELEAAVQVFHVRGGRVRGQRGWVVDKAEEMDVPALVEQFIAQFYGEQAELEPGEDGTGTPVPRELLVPELPAEPEAVEEWLTGLRGAKVRIRVPQRGDKRALAETVSRNAQEAFTQHKLRRAGDLTARSAALAELQEHLALDSAPLRIECVDISHIAGTDVVASLVVFEDGVPRKSEYRRFALREAADEGDVASIAEVVRRRFARYLKETAEGAGQPGPEGPAPGIDPETGRPRKFAYPPNLLVVDGAGPQATAAADVLAELGITDVAVVGLAKRLEEVWLPADPDPVILPRTSDALYLLQRVRDEAHRFAIRYHREKRSKRLQVSALDGVPGLGQARRTALIKHFGSVKKLKQATVDEISGVPGVGRRTAQAVHAALAGETTTTGREGETGT
- a CDS encoding S1 family peptidase encodes the protein MSRVRTLGAACAASATLAMTLFAGGVAGADEVQPFIVGGETAPAVPWGAQIYVGGNFNCSGSIIAAEWVLTAEHCLGDSMSVKVGSNDLGSGTEATVDQQEVSPAGDIALLHLTTPIEAEFITLGDADPAVGSTNDIYGWGRTTPTGPASPVLKTAKVTVTGQSTDAYGGPAIQSEGVNGSAWKGDSGGPQIAGGKQVGVASTVQNQDGSNTTGTNNYASVASSRSWISQTAGV